The Gemmatimonas phototrophica region GAGCCCATGCGGGTCGGCACGTAATAAAATCGGCAGGCGAAGAAGTGACGCGTCATACCACGGAGGCTACGCCAGGGCGTTCTGTGTGTCAATATGTATGTCACCATGACTGGGACAGCCTCCGAAACCGTGACCGAATCCGACTCACCGCGCGTCGCTTTTCAGGGCGAACTTGGCGCGTTCAGCGAAATGGCCATCCGGCAGCAGTGGCCCAGCGGCGCGGTAGCCGTGCCCTGCCTCACCTTCCCGGAGGCGGTGGCTCAGGTCATGGATGGACGGGCCCATTTCGGCATCATCCCCGTGGAAAACGCCATCGTCGGCCCCGTCAAAGTGGCCATGGACGCGCTCGCCGCCGCGGGGGACGCCCTGGTTGTGCGGGCCGAAACCCGGGTGCCGGTGCACCTCTGTCTGATGGCGCCGGCGGGAGCCACCCTGGCCGAGCTGCGGGAGATTCACAGTCACCCCGTCGCCCTCGCCCAGTGCCGCATCTTCTTCGCGCGTCACGGCTGGCTGCAAAGTGCTCCCCACGCCGACACCGCCGGCGCCGCTCGCGACGTGGCCCAGCGGGGTGACCGCACCCAAGGGGCCGTCGCCAGCGAAATGGCCGCCGAACGGTACGGCCTCGAAGTCATTGCCCGCCGCATCGAAGACGTGGCCGCCAACTGGACGCGGTTCGTGGTGGTGAGCCGGGCGGGGTGATGAACCACGGCCCTCGGGGCCGGCACCGCAGAACAGCATTACGAGGACTGGCCCGTGTGTTCTGACAGGGCGTCTGACGAGGACTGCGACGGTGCAGGCGACGAGCAACGCCCACCTCCGCGAGTTCAACATTAAGGAATGGAAGGGCCTGTCCGCAGCTGTACGCCGCTAGCCCATGCCGGAGCCAGTCCTCGTTTGCACGCCCTGTCCGCCACATCGGAGCAGTCCTCGTAATGCTGTTCCAACCCAAGCCGGCAACACAAACCGAACTCTTGAGTCGCCCAACGCGGCTGTACAGAACGCCCCCCACCCCCGAAGTTCGGGCATGACTCTGCCCGTGACCCCTCGCCGCGTGCTAGCAGCCGCCGCCGCCACGCTGTTCGCCACCGAACTGACCGCGCAGTCGGCCGCCACGCCCGCCCCGTTTGCCCCCATCACGCAGGCGGTGCACCGCGACGTCAACGGCGACCGCGCATTCACCACGGTGGACTTCGTGCAGCGCCGCTTCCGGCTCCCCGGCAACGAGGGGTTCGATCTCGCCATCGATACCGTCGCCGCACTGCTGCGCGCCGCTGGCTATGTCAATGAGACGGAGGCCAAGCCCACCGATCGCCTGGTCTATCGCATTGAATCGCGCGACATGCCCAACGAGGCGTGGACGCCGCACGATGCGCGCATCACCATCGCCGGCCGCTCGACGCCACTGCAGACGCTCGCCGGCAACCTCAACATGATTGCCATCAACTCGGTCTCCACGCCGCCCAATGGCGTAACCGCCGAGCTGGTGGATGTGGGCGCCGGGTCTGATTCGGCCTTCAAGGCCAACACCGTGGCCGGGCGCATCGTGCTCTCCACCGGCAACGCCCGCCTCGTACTCCCACGCGCGCAGCGCTACGGCGCCCTCGGCGTACTCAACACGCAAACGCTCCCCGCCTACAACCAGCAAGGCAAACATCCGCGCGCCATTCAGTTCACCGGCATCGCGCGCGACACCATCCGCCCGGGGTGGGTGCTGTTTGTGTCGTCGGTAACACGCGATTCACTGCAGGCCGCGCTCAAGCAGGGCGCGGTGCAGCTGCACGTCCTGATCAACACCAGCTTCGCCCGTCGCCCCGAACGTACCCTCGTGGCAGAAATCCGCGGCACCACCGCCCCCAATGAACGCTTCGTCTACTCGGCGCACGTGCAGGAACCCGGCGCCAACGACAATGCGTCTGGTGTGGGCACCCTCGCCGAAATGGCGCGCGTCGCCGCCTCACTTGTACAGCGTGGCATCGCCCAGCCCAGGCGCACCCTCACCTTTCTGTGGGGCGACGAGATTCGCAGCACCGACCGCTATCTCAAGGAAGACAGCACTCGGCGCGCCGGCGTGAAGTGGGGCATGTCCCTCGACATGGTAGGTGAGAATACCGCCCTCACCGGCGGCACGTTTCTCATTGAGAAAATGCCCGACCCCTCTGCCGTGTGGGTTCGCGGCGACGATCAGCACAGCGAATGGGGCGGCAAGCCTATCCCCGAGAATGAGATCAAGGCGTACTGGTTCAACGATTTCGTGCGCAACCGCTGCCTTGATCGCGCCCGCACCACCAAATGGGTGGTAAAGGCCAATCCGTTCGAAGGCGGCAGCGATCACACCCCGTTCCTGAATGCCGACATCCCCGCCGTGCTGCTCTGGCACTTCACCGATGTGTTCTATCACACCGATCTCGATCGCATTGAGAACGTGAGTGCCACCACGCTCGCCAACGTGGGCGCTTGTGCACTCACCACGGGACTCTTGCTCACGCAGGGCACCCCGGTCATTGCCCGCGCCGCGCTCGAAGAGCTCACCGTCACCGCTCAACAGGCGCTGCGAACGCAAGCGGCGCTCAGCCGCGATACGCTCGCCCGCGGCGGCAATGTGCAGTACGAGCAGCACATTCTGAATGTGTGGCGCGACTATTACCTCGCGGCCCTCGACCGCGTGGCCGACATCGCGGTAGGTCCCGTAGACCTGCGTACCGCGCTGGCCAACGCGAAGCGCCGAGTACGCGCCGCGACGGTCACGCTGCAGTGAATCCCGCCAACCCCCCTATTCACATGCGTATAGGTATGTAAAGCAATTCCCGACCAGCCCGACGCATTTTGCCGACTGTAGGGCGATGTCCCCATCGGCACCCTGTGAGTGTCTTTTTACCCATTCACAGCGGGAGCGGCGATGAAGCTGGTCTTTGTACAGCCCAATTATCATGCAGGTGGTGCGGAAATCGCCGGCAACTGGCCCCCGGGCTGGGTCGCTTACATTGGCGGTGCCCTCAAGCACGCCGGCTTCACGGACATCACGTTCGTGGACGCGATGACCAACCACATCGATGATGAGTCGCTGCGCCAGCGTCTCATTGAGCTCAAGCCTGATGCGGTGCTGGCCACGGCCATCACCCCCATGATCTATCAGGCGCAGCGCACCCTGCAGATTGCGCGCGAAGTCGCGCCGCAGGCGCATACGATTCTGGGTGGCATCCACCCCACCTTCATGTATCAGCAGGTGTTCAACGAAGCGCCGTGGATTGACTACATCGTGCGCGGCGAAGGCGAAGAAATCATCGTTGAGCTCATGCAGCACCTGCGCGACGGCACCGCGCTCGCCACCCGTCGCGACATCCGCGGCATTGCCTTCGTGGAAGATGGCCAGGTGGTGGCCACACCGGCGCGCCCTCCCATTGCCAACCTCGACGACCTCACGCCCGACTGGTCGCTGCTGGAGTGGAACAAGTACATCTACATTCCGCTAAACTGCCGGGTGGCGGTGCCCAACTTTGCGCGCGGCTGCCCGTTTACCTGCCGCTTCTGCTCGCAGTGGAAGTTCTGGCGCAAGTATCGCACGCGCGATCCCAAGAAGTTCGTCGACGAAATTGAAACGCTGGTGCGCGATCACAAGGTGGGCTTCTTCATTCTGGCCGACGAAGAACCCACCATCAACAAGAAGAAGTTCATCGCGCTCTGCGAAGAGCTCATTGCCCGCGACCTGCCGGTACACTGGGGTATCAACACCCGCGTGACCGACATTCTACGCGACGAGAAGGAACTGCCCCTCTACCGCAAAGCCGGTCTGGTGCACGTATCGCTGGGTACCGAAGCCGCGGCGCAGCTCAAGCTCGATCGCTTCCGCAAGCAGACCACGCTCGAGCAGAACAAGCGCGCCATCAAGATGCTGAAAGACGCCGGCATGATTGCCGAAGCGCAGTTCATCATTGGGCTCGAAAACGAAACGCAGGAAACTATCGAGGAGACGTACAAGTACTCCCAGGACTGGCAGCCCGATATGGCCAACTGGAACATGTACACCCCGTGGCCCTTCGCCGAACTGTTCCAGGAACTCGGCGAGCGCGTGGAAGTACGCGACTACGCCAAGTACAACTTCGTCACGCCCATCATTCAGCCTGACGAGATGACACGCGATCAGGTGCTGAAAGGCGTTCTGCGCAACTACGCCCGCTTCTACGCCAAGAAAGCGTTCCTGTCGTATCCGTGGCAAAAGGATCCGTTCAAGCGCAAATACCTGCGCGGTTGTCTGCGCGCCTTCGCCAAGACCACCATCAACAAGAAGTTCTACGACCTGGAGCGGCTCAAGTTCAACGGCACCGGCCTCGAGTCGGACTTCGGCTTCGACGAAGACAAGGTGTTCACGCGCGAAGAGCTGCGCACCATGTCCGAAGCGCGCCCCGAGTTTGCCGCCGATGTGGACTTCTCCGGTAGCGTCCCCGTACTCGGCCATGCCGCCGTTCGGCCGCAGGAAGAGGAAGCCGTCCGTGCCTGTTGACCTGCAGGTCCCTGATGTGTCGCCGGCGCTGCTGGCGAAGTACGACATTCCCGGTCCGCGCTACACGAGCTACCCCGCCGTCCCCGACTGGCGGGGGGCCTTCGATGCCGATGCCTGGGCCGGGCACCTCGGGGTGCTCGGCACCACCGACGCGCCGCTCGCGCTGTACGTCCACCTCCCCTTCTGCGCGTCACGCTGCTTGTACTGTGGCTGCAACGCCACCGTGACCACGCGCAGCGAAATTGTCGATCGCTATCTCACACGGCTCTACCGCGAGCTGGAGATGCTCGCGCAGGCTATTGGCAGCGCTCCGCGTGTGGTGGAGATGCACTGGGGAGGCGGCACTCCGAACTTCCTCACTGATATGCAGGTGGAACGGTTGTTCAGCCGCCTGCAACAGACGTTCGGCATAGATGCGCGCACGGAATGCTCGGTGGAAGCAGACCCGCGGCTCGTGACGCGCGACCAGCTGCGCACCTTCCGGCAGTTGGGCTTCTCGCGCATCAGCTACGGCGTGCAGGATGTGGATACAGAAGTGCAGGAGGCCATTGGCCGAGTGCAGCCCGTGGACATGGTGCGCAACTGTGTGGAGATGGCGCGGGAGGAAGGCTTCGCCGGACTCAATCTCGATCTCATCTATGGGCTCCCCCAGCAGACGCCCTCCAGCTTTGCCAACTCCATTGAGACGGCGCTTTCGTTCAACCCCGATCGGGTGGCCTGCTTTGGCTATGCGCATGTCCCATGGATGAAGTCGCACCAGAAGCGCATTGACGAAAACGCACTCCCACGCGCGTGGGACCGTTTCAGACTCTTCCAGCAGGCCGTGCAGCGGTTCACCGACGACGGCTATCGCTGGATTGGCATCGATCACTTCGCGCGCCCTGAAGATCCGCTTGCGCTGGCCGCTGACGCCGGGCGCCTGCATCGCAACTTCATGGGCTATACCACCCGCAGTGGCGATCATCTGCTGGGCATTGGGACCAGCTCCATCTCCGAAGTGGACGGGTGGTTCGGGCAGAACGCCGCCGACCTGGGACCGTGGCAGCGGGATATTGATGCCAACCGGCTGCCACTGTCCCGCGGGCATGTCCTGAGCGACGACGATCGTGCGCGAGGTGCCGCGGTCTCGCACCTCATGTGCAACGCCGAACTGCCCTTCGACCTGTTCGTGGGCGACATCGATGACTTGGTGGACCGCTACGAGCAGTTCGCCGCCGATGGACTGGTGATGTTCGAAACCGACCGGATTACCGTGACGCCGTTGGGTCGGTTCTTCCTTCGCAATCTTGCCTTCCCCCTCGATGCTTATCGTGGAGCCACCGACGGCCCTCGTCGGTTCTCGCGGGCTGTCTAATACCGCTGGTCTTGCCGCCATGCGCGCCGTCCAGCCGGCACGCATTGGTCCCAACACCATCATTCAGATCGCGCAGGTGCTGCGTGACCGGTTTGGCGAGAGCACCGCAGCAACCCTGCTCTTTGAAAGCACCGGCTACGCCATGGGCGCCCTGCCGGCGGCCATGGTGGACGAACGTGAGGCGCAGGCGTTCGTCCAGACCGTCATGCGCTCGCTGGGGGAGGATCGTGGAGCACGGGTCCTCCACGAGGCTGGTCATCGCACGGCCACCTATCTCATGGCCAACCGCATTCCGCATGCAGCGCAGTGGGTCATGAAGCTGCTGCCAAAGCGGGCCGGGCTGGCGGTGCTGCTCAAGGCCATGCAGGCCAACGCCTGGACCTTTGCCGGCAGTGGCTCCTTTGGCGTGAAGCGCACCCCCAAGGGGGCGGAGCTCACCTTCCATGCCTGCGCCATGTGCCGTGACATGCACAGTCACGGGCCAGTCTGTGACTTTTATGCTGGCACCTTTGAGCATCTCATCCGCTCACTGGTCTCGCCGCGGGCCACAGTACGCGAGGTGGAGTGCCAGGCACTGGGCGCACACTGCTGTCGCTTTGAGGTCCTCGCGATACATTAGGCGGCATGGCTGCCTACTATCTCTGGATCAAAGCGTTTCACGTTATCGCTGTCATTGCCTGGTACGCCGGGCTGTTCTACATCTTCCGTCTGTACGTGTACCACGTGCAGAAGCGCGGTGAACCGTCGGTCACCGCCACACTGGAGGTCATGGAGCGGCGGCTGCTGCGCGGCATCATGATGCCCGCCATGGTCGTCTCCATCGGCCTTGGCTCGTGGATGGTGTACCTCAATCCGTCGCTGCTGCAGATGCCGTGGATGCACATGAAGCTCGGCGCCATTGCGCTGCTCCTGGGCTACCACGGCTTCGCGTCGCACACGCGCAAGCGCTTTCTCGCCGGCGACTACTTTTTGAGCGAAACCGCCTGCCGCTGGATCAACGAAGCGCCCACTGTTCTGCTCTTCTTCATCGTCATTGGTGTCATTGTGCGCAAACCATGACCGCGTTCATTTCGGAGCAGCACATCGATGGGGTTCTCCAGCAGCTGGGGGGAACCACCGCCCCCGTACGGCGCGCAGGCGTACGCGAGGCCCTCACCTTCTTCGAGCGCTTTATGCCGGAGAAGAGCGCTGCCAACCGAGTGAGCTACCTCAAGGCCATGGACCTCAGCAAGCCGGTGTCCATGGTCGATTTGCTTCCGGGGGAAATCGTGGTGGCCTTCCGCCACCATAGTGCGGACTGGGGCGAATTTCACACCCGCGCCGGCAGCGACCCGGGCAAACTCGGCATCACGCTCGACGACCGGCAGTACCGCAAGTTCGAGGTCGTTCAGCGCTGCGTGGCGCTGCAGTCCACCACATCGGCCTTCATGAGCATGTCCCGTGGCAGCGGCGGTGCGCTGCAACTGGTCATCCCGCAGGCGTTTCGTTTTTTGCGCGTGACGCAGCGCGGAACCACGACCTGGTGAGTTGTGGTGAGTGGAAATGAACAGATTGCAGGAAGGCATCCGAGGCATCTAAGGCATCCCCGAGTGTTTAGCCAAACGGCTGAATCACTTCGAGAATTGCTCGAACGTCTTGGATGCCTTGGTTGCCTCGGATGCCTTTGTGTGGTCGGTTCTCCACACCATCCACTGATCAGTTTCGAGTCTTGAGTGAGAACTTCGGGTTGTGAGTTGAACAACCCTTACCGCAGTACGCGTACCTGCCGCAGCATCGTCGTCTCGCCGAGCATCGTTTCTATTTGCAGCACCACGCCGGTCTGCTTGCTCACCCACACCACGGATTCACGGTTGCGGGCGAGGGTGAGAATCACCACGTGCGTCTCCTCGCCCTGTACCGTGGTGCTTCCGGTAACCGCCAGGCGATACTCACGCAGCCCGCCGTCCAGGTCGTAGACCGGAAAGCGCACACTGAATCCCTTCTCCAGCGGGAGCGCGCGCATGAGCAGCTCCCAGTTGCCGGCGTCAAAGGGCACCACGCGCAGTGTGGTGTCAAAGGGTACCGGCGGCGCATCGAGCGGAGCGAGTGCGCCTTTGATGCGGGCGCCATTGAATTCCAGCAGTACGCGGCGGTTCTGCTGCAGGGCGCGGCGCACGCGCGGCGCCAGGGTCCGCGCATCGGTAACGGTGGAATCCACCAGCTGCATGGTACCCCGCTGCAGTTTCAGCACACGGCGCACCACCGGTACGCCATTGATCGTGTCCGCGCGCAACGCCTCCACCAGACGC contains the following coding sequences:
- a CDS encoding prephenate dehydratase domain-containing protein — protein: MTESDSPRVAFQGELGAFSEMAIRQQWPSGAVAVPCLTFPEAVAQVMDGRAHFGIIPVENAIVGPVKVAMDALAAAGDALVVRAETRVPVHLCLMAPAGATLAELREIHSHPVALAQCRIFFARHGWLQSAPHADTAGAARDVAQRGDRTQGAVASEMAAERYGLEVIARRIEDVAANWTRFVVVSRAG
- a CDS encoding M28 family peptidase, translating into MTLPVTPRRVLAAAAATLFATELTAQSAATPAPFAPITQAVHRDVNGDRAFTTVDFVQRRFRLPGNEGFDLAIDTVAALLRAAGYVNETEAKPTDRLVYRIESRDMPNEAWTPHDARITIAGRSTPLQTLAGNLNMIAINSVSTPPNGVTAELVDVGAGSDSAFKANTVAGRIVLSTGNARLVLPRAQRYGALGVLNTQTLPAYNQQGKHPRAIQFTGIARDTIRPGWVLFVSSVTRDSLQAALKQGAVQLHVLINTSFARRPERTLVAEIRGTTAPNERFVYSAHVQEPGANDNASGVGTLAEMARVAASLVQRGIAQPRRTLTFLWGDEIRSTDRYLKEDSTRRAGVKWGMSLDMVGENTALTGGTFLIEKMPDPSAVWVRGDDQHSEWGGKPIPENEIKAYWFNDFVRNRCLDRARTTKWVVKANPFEGGSDHTPFLNADIPAVLLWHFTDVFYHTDLDRIENVSATTLANVGACALTTGLLLTQGTPVIARAALEELTVTAQQALRTQAALSRDTLARGGNVQYEQHILNVWRDYYLAALDRVADIAVGPVDLRTALANAKRRVRAATVTLQ
- the bchE gene encoding magnesium-protoporphyrin IX monomethyl ester anaerobic oxidative cyclase, with translation MKLVFVQPNYHAGGAEIAGNWPPGWVAYIGGALKHAGFTDITFVDAMTNHIDDESLRQRLIELKPDAVLATAITPMIYQAQRTLQIAREVAPQAHTILGGIHPTFMYQQVFNEAPWIDYIVRGEGEEIIVELMQHLRDGTALATRRDIRGIAFVEDGQVVATPARPPIANLDDLTPDWSLLEWNKYIYIPLNCRVAVPNFARGCPFTCRFCSQWKFWRKYRTRDPKKFVDEIETLVRDHKVGFFILADEEPTINKKKFIALCEELIARDLPVHWGINTRVTDILRDEKELPLYRKAGLVHVSLGTEAAAQLKLDRFRKQTTLEQNKRAIKMLKDAGMIAEAQFIIGLENETQETIEETYKYSQDWQPDMANWNMYTPWPFAELFQELGERVEVRDYAKYNFVTPIIQPDEMTRDQVLKGVLRNYARFYAKKAFLSYPWQKDPFKRKYLRGCLRAFAKTTINKKFYDLERLKFNGTGLESDFGFDEDKVFTREELRTMSEARPEFAADVDFSGSVPVLGHAAVRPQEEEAVRAC
- the hemN gene encoding oxygen-independent coproporphyrinogen III oxidase — translated: MPVDLQVPDVSPALLAKYDIPGPRYTSYPAVPDWRGAFDADAWAGHLGVLGTTDAPLALYVHLPFCASRCLYCGCNATVTTRSEIVDRYLTRLYRELEMLAQAIGSAPRVVEMHWGGGTPNFLTDMQVERLFSRLQQTFGIDARTECSVEADPRLVTRDQLRTFRQLGFSRISYGVQDVDTEVQEAIGRVQPVDMVRNCVEMAREEGFAGLNLDLIYGLPQQTPSSFANSIETALSFNPDRVACFGYAHVPWMKSHQKRIDENALPRAWDRFRLFQQAVQRFTDDGYRWIGIDHFARPEDPLALAADAGRLHRNFMGYTTRSGDHLLGIGTSSISEVDGWFGQNAADLGPWQRDIDANRLPLSRGHVLSDDDRARGAAVSHLMCNAELPFDLFVGDIDDLVDRYEQFAADGLVMFETDRITVTPLGRFFLRNLAFPLDAYRGATDGPRRFSRAV
- the bchJ gene encoding bacteriochlorophyll 4-vinyl reductase; this translates as MRAVQPARIGPNTIIQIAQVLRDRFGESTAATLLFESTGYAMGALPAAMVDEREAQAFVQTVMRSLGEDRGARVLHEAGHRTATYLMANRIPHAAQWVMKLLPKRAGLAVLLKAMQANAWTFAGSGSFGVKRTPKGAELTFHACAMCRDMHSHGPVCDFYAGTFEHLIRSLVSPRATVREVECQALGAHCCRFEVLAIH
- the hemJ gene encoding protoporphyrinogen oxidase HemJ, producing MAAYYLWIKAFHVIAVIAWYAGLFYIFRLYVYHVQKRGEPSVTATLEVMERRLLRGIMMPAMVVSIGLGSWMVYLNPSLLQMPWMHMKLGAIALLLGYHGFASHTRKRFLAGDYFLSETACRWINEAPTVLLFFIVIGVIVRKP
- a CDS encoding outer membrane lipoprotein-sorting protein — protein: MNRLQGRSRWTVLRNVGLAAMLLWAPRSVQAQTVVPPPSAPASVLPRLLLPGDTLLRPLVVTGDSVRYALTMFRDADEIPVGRLVEALRADTINGVPVVRRVLKLQRGTMQLVDSTVTDARTLAPRVRRALQQNRRVLLEFNGARIKGALAPLDAPPVPFDTTLRVVPFDAGNWELLMRALPLEKGFSVRFPVYDLDGGLREYRLAVTGSTTVQGEETHVVILTLARNRESVVWVSKQTGVVLQIETMLGETTMLRQVRVLR